In Acipenser ruthenus chromosome 6, fAciRut3.2 maternal haplotype, whole genome shotgun sequence, the following proteins share a genomic window:
- the c6h2orf50 gene encoding uncharacterized protein C2orf50 homolog isoform X3, with the protein MAVSYSYFNLGGKELNGQTENKSRTAESSGKNLPPAGNSDKRDTVKQDQIWKESIHAEWQGNKQWQRNWSFLKDFDQLGRPKAEEPLPEYVPVFSDKVPNTTNRTFGSRMNTDIGQTLIHKDSLLLRGNRRKKLSQDLLPC; encoded by the exons ATGGCTGTATCATATTCCTATTTCAACTTGGGAGGCAAGGAATTAAAtgg acagacagaaaacaagaGCAGAACAGCAGAGTCTTCTGGAAAGAACCTTCCTCCAGCCGGGAATTCTGATAAACGAGATACTGTGAAACAAGACCAGATCTGGAAAGAATCTATTCACGCAGAATGGCAAGGAAACAAACAATG GCAAAGGAATTGGAGCTTTCTGAAAGATTTTGATCAACTG GGAAGACCAAAAGCAGAAGAGCCCTTGCCAGAGTATGTTCCAGTGTTCTCAGACAAAGTTCCAAATACAACGAACCGTACCTTTGGCAGTAGGATGAACACAGACATCGGACAGACACTAATACACAAGGACAGTCTCCTTCTGAGAGGCAACAGGAGAAAGAAACTTAGTCAAGACTTGCTTCCCTGCTAG
- the c6h2orf50 gene encoding uncharacterized protein C2orf50 homolog isoform X2, whose protein sequence is MAVSYSYFNLGGKELNGRQTENKSRTAESSGKNLPPAGNSDKRDTVKQDQIWKESIHAEWQGNKQWQRNWSFLKDFDQLGRPKAEEPLPEYVPVFSDKVPNTTNRTFGSRMNTDIGQTLIHKDSLLLRGNRRKKLSQDLLPC, encoded by the exons ATGGCTGTATCATATTCCTATTTCAACTTGGGAGGCAAGGAATTAAAtgg cagacagacagaaaacaagaGCAGAACAGCAGAGTCTTCTGGAAAGAACCTTCCTCCAGCCGGGAATTCTGATAAACGAGATACTGTGAAACAAGACCAGATCTGGAAAGAATCTATTCACGCAGAATGGCAAGGAAACAAACAATG GCAAAGGAATTGGAGCTTTCTGAAAGATTTTGATCAACTG GGAAGACCAAAAGCAGAAGAGCCCTTGCCAGAGTATGTTCCAGTGTTCTCAGACAAAGTTCCAAATACAACGAACCGTACCTTTGGCAGTAGGATGAACACAGACATCGGACAGACACTAATACACAAGGACAGTCTCCTTCTGAGAGGCAACAGGAGAAAGAAACTTAGTCAAGACTTGCTTCCCTGCTAG
- the c6h2orf50 gene encoding uncharacterized protein C2orf50 homolog isoform X1, protein MGSRQADLRRTTSAGYRLPERSAVDLTSNCTTSASRQTENKSRTAESSGKNLPPAGNSDKRDTVKQDQIWKESIHAEWQGNKQWQRNWSFLKDFDQLGRPKAEEPLPEYVPVFSDKVPNTTNRTFGSRMNTDIGQTLIHKDSLLLRGNRRKKLSQDLLPC, encoded by the exons ATGGGGAGCAGGCAAGCAGATTTAAGACGAACAACCTCAGCAGGATACCGTTTACCAGAAAGATCAGCCGTTGATCTAACGTCAAACTGTACTACCTCTGccagcagacagacagaaaacaagaGCAGAACAGCAGAGTCTTCTGGAAAGAACCTTCCTCCAGCCGGGAATTCTGATAAACGAGATACTGTGAAACAAGACCAGATCTGGAAAGAATCTATTCACGCAGAATGGCAAGGAAACAAACAATG GCAAAGGAATTGGAGCTTTCTGAAAGATTTTGATCAACTG GGAAGACCAAAAGCAGAAGAGCCCTTGCCAGAGTATGTTCCAGTGTTCTCAGACAAAGTTCCAAATACAACGAACCGTACCTTTGGCAGTAGGATGAACACAGACATCGGACAGACACTAATACACAAGGACAGTCTCCTTCTGAGAGGCAACAGGAGAAAGAAACTTAGTCAAGACTTGCTTCCCTGCTAG
- the si:dkey-90m5.4 gene encoding leucine-rich alpha-2-glycoprotein: protein MEGTMDPWKIYLVIIALCCSTVLSCPDHCTCDSSANSSAVVCSSVYLGGFPSGFPNNTVSLSIEFTNLSTISLEDLKGVPTLEALHLSGNKIRALPSGFLKDLPLLHTLDLTDNLLQDMPSEVFCGSSLQNLVLKGNRLMAVNPSWFQCLSNLTWLDLSDNRLNSVPLAALQHLPHLKILDLSNNKLEKLPEGALNDLPELERLHLSGNKLSVLAPKTFDQATNLTHLFLQENLLKKLPYGLFLKLQHLEVLDLNTNGLSTIPLGLFDKLEGLGGLSIQGLDLASNPWECDCKILYLWQWLNSNKEKVFFLKDIQCATPEGLKGKMIASLTEKEVAGPC from the exons ATGGAAG GTACAATGGATCCCTGGAAGATATACCTTGTGATTATAGCCTTGTGCTGCTCCACCGTGCTCTCTTGTCCAGATCACTGCACCTGCGATTCATCTGCCAACAGCTCTGCCGTGGTCTGCAGCTCAGTGTACCTCGGAGGCTTCCCTTCGGGCTTCCCCAATAACACTGTCTCGCTCTCTATTGAATTCACTAACCTGAGCACCATCTCCCTAGAGGATCTGAAGGGGGTACCCACCCTCGAAGCACTCCACCTGTCTGGAAACAAGATCAGAGCTCTGCCTTCAGGCTTTCTCAAAGACCTCCCTCTGCTCCATACGCTCGACCTCACTGACAACCTCCTGCAGGACATGCCTTCCGAAGTCTTCTGTGGCTCATCACTGCAGAACCTGGTACTCAAAGGCAACCGGCTCATGGCCGTCAACCCCTCCTGGTTCCAGTGTCTGAGCAACTTGACCTGGCTGGACCTGTCCGACAACAGGCTGAATTCCGTCCCTCTGGCCGCTCTCCAGCACCTGCCCCATCTGAAGATCCTTGACCTCAGCAACAACAAACTAGAAAAGCTTCCAGAAGGTGCATTGAATGATCTGCCAGAACTGGAGAGACTGCACTTATCTGGCAATAAGCTCAGCGTCTTGGCTCCCAAAACCTTTGACCAGGCAACCAATCTCACCCACCTCTTCCTCCAGGAGAACCTGTTGAAGAAGCTGCCGTACGGTCTCTTCCTGAAGCTGCAGCACTTGGAAGTTTTGGATCTCAATACCAATGGTCTGTCCACAATCCCCCTGGGGCTGTTTGACAAGCTAGAAGGGCTCGGGGGACTCTCCATTCAAGGTCTGGACCTCGCCAGCAACCCCTGGGAGTGCGACTGCAAAATCCTCTACCTTTGGCAGTGGCTAAACAGCAACAAGGAAAAAGTCTTCTTCCTGAAGGATATCCAGTGTGCCACGCCTGAGGGTCTCAAAGGGAAAATGATCGCATCCCTAACAGAGAAGGAGGTAGCGGGGCCCTGCTGA